CGGCGGGGGTCAATCCTGCTTTGATAGAAGAGATTTGTAGCCTGATCCACAAGTTAAATCAAGAAGGCTTGAGCTTTTTGATTATCGAACACAATATGGATGTGATTATGTCCCTATGCGATCGCGTCTGGGTCTTAGCCGAAGGTCACAATCTCGCTGATGGCTCACCCGCAGAAATTCAAAGCGATCCTAAAGTTTTAGAAGCATATTTAGGCTCATAGCTTTTACTGATAAACATCTCTACGATGACCAATTTTTAAGACCAAAATCAGTAGTTGATTATCCTGAATGCGGTAAATGATGCGATAGTCACCAACTCGAATTCGGTAAAGGTCATCCTCTCCTGATAGTTTGACCACGCCATCGGGACGAGGCGAATCGACTAAAGCGTCAATTTTTGATTTTATGCGTTGTTGTTCTTGAGGAGATAAAGCCTTTAACTGCTTAGCGGCTGGCTTAGCAAATTCGATGTAATAAGTCATACACCGATTTCCACTTTTAACTCTTCCCAAGAAATAGTGCCTTCAGTCTCAATAGTTGCTAAGGCAGCATTAGCATCTGCGATATCTTCATAGTCTTCAAGCTGTTGATTTTTGAGTGCGTGCAGAAAATCAATAACTTTTACAATTAGAGCATCAGGCACTTCACTTAACTCTTCAATTAATCGCTCTTTGAGAGTCATAGCTTACCTCACCAAAATTACATCTAGGCGCTAATTCTAGCATTCATGAATTTAAAATCCTTGTCTCAATCTTTTAATGTGTTGCTATTAGTGCCTACTGGCATTAATGCGGCGATCGGTGGTTATGCTGGAGATGCTTTGCCAGTGGCGAGAGCGATCGCATCAGTTGCTGATAACTTAATTACGCATCCCAATGTCTTAAACGGCGCGAGTTTATATTGGTCGATGCCCAATGTTTTATACACCGAAGGCTATGCCCTCGATCGCATGGCAAAAGGTGACTGGGGATTGCGTCCTGTAAGAGCTAATCGTATTGGCGTAATTCTCGATCGCGGTATGGAATCAGATTTAGAATTGCGTCATCGTCAAGCAATATCAGCAGCACAGGCTACTTTGGGTTTAAATATTACTGATGTACTAGTTACCGATCGCGATCTGGGTGTAGAACTGCGATCGGGAGATTCGGGTGCAACATGGGGAACGATCGCTAATCTCGATAGTTTACTGAGAGCCGCCGAGAAGTTAATTAAAGTTTCTCAAGTAGAAGCGATCGCCGTTGTCGCCAGATTTCCCGATGACCCTGACAGTGAAGCCTTACAAAACTATCGCCAAGGTAAAGGTGTTGATGCGCTCGCAGGAG
This genomic stretch from Pseudanabaena galeata CCNP1313 harbors:
- a CDS encoding type II toxin-antitoxin system RelE family toxin, with the translated sequence MTYYIEFAKPAAKQLKALSPQEQQRIKSKIDALVDSPRPDGVVKLSGEDDLYRIRVGDYRIIYRIQDNQLLILVLKIGHRRDVYQ
- a CDS encoding DUF3326 domain-containing protein, encoding MNLKSLSQSFNVLLLVPTGINAAIGGYAGDALPVARAIASVADNLITHPNVLNGASLYWSMPNVLYTEGYALDRMAKGDWGLRPVRANRIGVILDRGMESDLELRHRQAISAAQATLGLNITDVLVTDRDLGVELRSGDSGATWGTIANLDSLLRAAEKLIKVSQVEAIAVVARFPDDPDSEALQNYRQGKGVDALAGAEAVISHAIVREFAIPCAHAPALQPLPLDPSVSPRAAAEELGYTFLPCVLVGLSRAPRIMTSPNLFNADDITADRIDAIVTPYSACGGAGLLALNPLPHVQIIFVKENQTGLNVTPEMLSLRGIQVENYWEAIGVLIAMKAGINPRSLRNYPFSSNDSLNFSNS